In the Arachis ipaensis cultivar K30076 chromosome B10, Araip1.1, whole genome shotgun sequence genome, one interval contains:
- the LOC107622826 gene encoding uncharacterized protein LOC107622826 (The sequence of the model RefSeq protein was modified relative to this genomic sequence to represent the inferred CDS: added 30 bases not found in genome assembly): MAMSAAASTWLIPCMARTHGEQLKLHNKYSSSSSSRHSRIRCNCKASSWMTSELDLYDLLGIDSTSGQSEVKTAYRSLQKRCHPDIAGPAGHDMSIILNQAYAILSDPNSRLAYDREQAKISEFKGFTGRPLYSVWRGSQTEQRAVFVDEIKCVGCLKCALLANNTFAIESVYGRARVVAQWADSHHKIQDAIDSCPVNCISLVERSNLAALEFLMSKQPRGNVRVGAGNAAGVRVSNIFVDVDKFQKRFQETMDKASKCSKETDLQRESRMSAIQAIRSISNWLYWQAPSACGSSEKNMTRVTYQLPEPDIGKLRDAVARKKLRDQIPQACDRPEEYWAPSTYALPSSTTTTATPPRPAEKPSAIKGKNEYENQNSPIRWGFPIVTALIAVATVRLHEAESVPELKQHIGGNLALEIVNSPWMQYILAAATWYMIGMAIVELVAIIGNEDR, encoded by the exons ATGGCTATGAGTGCTGCTGCATCCACATGGCTGATTCCTTGTATGGCAAGAACACATGGAGAGCAGTTGAAGCTGCACAACAAgtatagtagtagtagtagtagtagacaTAGCAGAATAAGATGCAACTGCAAGGCATCATCATGGATGACGTCAGAGTTGGATCTGTACGATCTTCTTGGGATTGATAGCACATCGGGTCAGTCAGAGGTGAAGACGGCCTACCGCTCTCTCCAGAAGCGGTGCCACCCGGACATCGCGGGCCCTGCCGGCCATGACATGTCCATCATCCTCAATCAAGCTTATGCCATTCTCTCCGACCCCAATTCTCGCCTCGCATATGACAGGGAGCAAGCCAAGATTTCAGAATTCAAAGGCTTCACCGGCAGACCCCTCTACTCGGTA GTCTTTGTCGACGAAATCAAGTGCGTCGGCTGTCTAAAGTGCGCTCTCTTAGCTAACAACACCTTTGCTATTGAATCTGTTTATGGCAGAGCAAGGGTTGTTGCTCAGTGGGCTGATTCTCACCACAAAATCCAAGACGCCATTGATTCCTGCCCTGTCAACTGCATTTC GCTAGTTGAGAGGTCCAACCTTGCAGCTCTGGAGTTCTTGATGTCCAAGCAACCGCGTGGCAACGTAAGAGTAGGCGCAGGTAACGCAGCTGGCGTTCGTGTCTCCAACATATTCGTGGATGTGGACAAGTTTCAAAAAAGGTTCCAGGAAACAATGGATAAAGCTTCCAAGTGTTCAAAG GAAACAGACCTCCAAAGAGAATCAAGAATGTCAGCAATTCAGGCAATAAGATCAATTTCCAATTGGTTATACTGGCAAGCACCCAGCGCATGTGGAAGCTCTGAAAAAAACATGACAAGAGTCACATATCAATTACCAGAACCGGATATCGGTAAGCTTAGAGATGCTGTTGCAAGGAAGAAACTGAGGGATCAAATTCCACAAGCTTGCGACCGTCCTGAAGAGTATTGGGCCCCATCAACATATGCTCTTCCGTCTTCAACTACAACAACTGCTACTCCTCCAAGGCCAGCTGAGAAGCCTTCAGCTATCAAGGGAAAGAATGAATATGAGAACCAAAATAGCCCAATCAGATGGGGATTTCCAATTGTTACTGCATTGATCGCGGTAGCTACGGTTCGATTACATGAAGCAGAGTCAGTTCCTGAGCTGAAACAACACATAGGTGGTAATCTGGCTTTGGAAATTGTTAACAGTCCCTGGATGCAGTATATACTGGCAGCAGCTACATGGTATATGATTGGAATGGCAATTGTAGAACTTGTTGCCATTATTGGCAAtgaagatagatag
- the LOC107622824 gene encoding peptidyl-prolyl cis-trans isomerase CYP59 isoform X2 gives MASAGENLNASQFYITLRDDLDYLDGKHTVFGEVAEGFEALTRINEAYVDEKSRPYKNIRIKHTYILEDPFDDPPQLAEFIPEASPEGKPKDEVDDEVRLEDDWVPMDEQLNPAELEEVIREKEARSRAVVLESIGDIPDAEIKPPDNVLFVCKLNPVTEDEDLHTIFSRFGTVSSAEIIRDHKTGDSLCYAFIEFEDKMSCEQAYFKMDNALIDDRRIHVDFSQSVAKLWSQYRRNQKGKGGGCFKCGSADHIAKDCTADDSMKQPAKFVLKDNNTQHGGDNTRYEMVFDGDNTQNPKRDDRKSQRRERDDIVENSMKDNFKDHIRRGRKDEMVGSNNRNRYSDRHRERGGDGDDKARAEKESRDSDYHSDRKDREKHKEINRDDDYRRKDEVDPRKRHLDDRYTERRASGDHRRESDGNRLEKRDGRDYRKRPEDSRRHDRKIDSRPKRRSPDEDYKHKREDEDYKRRREDEDYRHGREERGLRRLDTEPRDYSDRKHHGDRR, from the exons ATGGCAAGTGCAGGAGAGAATCTGAATGCTTCACAG TTTTATATCACTCTGCGTGATGACCTCGATTACCTTGATGGGAAACACACA GTTTTTGGTGAGGTAGCTGAAGGATTTGAGGCTTTGACTAGAATAAATGAGGCTTATGTGGATGAAAAGAGCAGACCATATAAAAATATACG AATCAAGCACACATACATCCTAGAGGATCCTTTTGATGATCCTCCTCAGCTAGCTGAGTTCATTCCTGAAGCTTCTCCAGAAGGAAAACCTAAAGATGAG GTTGATGATGAGGTGCGACTTGAAGATGATTGGGTTCCCATGGATGAACAATTAAATCCAGCAGAGCTTGAGGAGGTTATTAGAGAGAAGGAAGCACGTTCTAGGGCAGTCGTACTTGAGAGT ATTGGCGATATTCCTGATGCTGAGATTAAACCTCCGGATAATGTGCTATTTGTTTGTAAATTGAACCCAGTTACTGAG GATGAGGACTTGCATACGATATTTTCACGATTTGGAACTGTATCATC GGCTGAAATCATCCGGGACCACAAGACTGGTGACAGTTTATGCTATGCTTTCATTG AGTTTGAGGACAAAATGTCATGTGAACAGGCATATTTTAAG ATGGATAATGCTTTGATCGATGATCGAAGAATACATGTGGATTTTAGTCAAAGTGTGGCAAAATTGTGGTCGCAATATAGGCGGAATCAGAAGGGCAAAG GTGGAGGTTGCTTCAAATGTGGTTCTGCAGATCATATTGCTAAGGATTGCACTGCTGATGATTCAATGAAACAACCTGCAAAATTCGTCTTGAAGGATAACAATACCCAACATGGTGGAGATAACACCAG ATATGAGATGGTTTTTGATGGAGATAACACacaaaatccaaagagagatgaTAGGAAAAGCCAACGGCGTGAGAGGGATGACATAGTTGAGAACAGTATGAAGGACAATTTTAAAGATCATATTCGTAGAGGGCGTAAGGATGAGATGGTAGGCTCCAACAACAGAAATAGGTACAGTGATAGACACAGGGAACGTGGGGGAGATGGAGATGATAAAGCACGAGCTGAAAAAGAATCAAGAGATTCAGATTATCATTCAGACAGGAAAGACAGAGAAAAGCATAAGGAAATAAATAGAGACGATGACTACAGGCGGAAAGATGAGGTAGACCCAAGAAAAAGACACTTGGATGATAGATACACAGAAAGACGTGCTAGTGGAGATCACAGGAGAGAATCAGATGGTAACCGTCTGGAGAAAAGGGATGGCAGAGATTATAGGAAGAGACCTGAAGACAGCAGAAGGCATGACAGGAAGATCGATAGCAGACCAAAAAGAAGAAGTCCTGATGAAGATTACAAACATAAAAGGGAGGATGAAGATTATAAACGCAGAAGGGAGGATGAGGATTATAGACACGGAAGGGAAGAACGCGGACTTAGAAGACTAGATACTGAGCCTCGTGACTATTCCGATAGGAAGCATCATGGTGACAGGAGATGA
- the LOC107622824 gene encoding peptidyl-prolyl cis-trans isomerase CYP59 isoform X1 — protein MSVLIVTSLGDIVVDLHTDKCPLTCKNFLKLCKIKYYNGCLFHTVQKDFTAQTGDPTGTGTGGDSIYKFLYGDQARFFGDEIRVDLKHSKTGTVAMASAGENLNASQFYITLRDDLDYLDGKHTVFGEVAEGFEALTRINEAYVDEKSRPYKNIRIKHTYILEDPFDDPPQLAEFIPEASPEGKPKDEVDDEVRLEDDWVPMDEQLNPAELEEVIREKEARSRAVVLESIGDIPDAEIKPPDNVLFVCKLNPVTEDEDLHTIFSRFGTVSSAEIIRDHKTGDSLCYAFIEFEDKMSCEQAYFKMDNALIDDRRIHVDFSQSVAKLWSQYRRNQKGKGGGCFKCGSADHIAKDCTADDSMKQPAKFVLKDNNTQHGGDNTRYEMVFDGDNTQNPKRDDRKSQRRERDDIVENSMKDNFKDHIRRGRKDEMVGSNNRNRYSDRHRERGGDGDDKARAEKESRDSDYHSDRKDREKHKEINRDDDYRRKDEVDPRKRHLDDRYTERRASGDHRRESDGNRLEKRDGRDYRKRPEDSRRHDRKIDSRPKRRSPDEDYKHKREDEDYKRRREDEDYRHGREERGLRRLDTEPRDYSDRKHHGDRR, from the exons ATGTCAGTGCTGATCGTGACAAGCTTAGGGGACATTGTCGTTGATTTACATACCGACAAGTGCCCCCTCACCTGCAAGAACTTCCTCAAGCTCTGCAA GATTAAGTACTATAATGGCTGTCTATTTCACACTGTTCAGAAGGATTTCACTGCTCAGACTGGTGATCCCACAGGAACAGGCACTGGTGGCGATTCCATCTACAA GTTTCTTTATGGTGATCAAGCTCGATTTTTTGGCGATGAAATTCGGGTTGATCTGAAGCATTCCAAGACTGGAACAGTTGCCATGGCAAGTGCAGGAGAGAATCTGAATGCTTCACAG TTTTATATCACTCTGCGTGATGACCTCGATTACCTTGATGGGAAACACACA GTTTTTGGTGAGGTAGCTGAAGGATTTGAGGCTTTGACTAGAATAAATGAGGCTTATGTGGATGAAAAGAGCAGACCATATAAAAATATACG AATCAAGCACACATACATCCTAGAGGATCCTTTTGATGATCCTCCTCAGCTAGCTGAGTTCATTCCTGAAGCTTCTCCAGAAGGAAAACCTAAAGATGAG GTTGATGATGAGGTGCGACTTGAAGATGATTGGGTTCCCATGGATGAACAATTAAATCCAGCAGAGCTTGAGGAGGTTATTAGAGAGAAGGAAGCACGTTCTAGGGCAGTCGTACTTGAGAGT ATTGGCGATATTCCTGATGCTGAGATTAAACCTCCGGATAATGTGCTATTTGTTTGTAAATTGAACCCAGTTACTGAG GATGAGGACTTGCATACGATATTTTCACGATTTGGAACTGTATCATC GGCTGAAATCATCCGGGACCACAAGACTGGTGACAGTTTATGCTATGCTTTCATTG AGTTTGAGGACAAAATGTCATGTGAACAGGCATATTTTAAG ATGGATAATGCTTTGATCGATGATCGAAGAATACATGTGGATTTTAGTCAAAGTGTGGCAAAATTGTGGTCGCAATATAGGCGGAATCAGAAGGGCAAAG GTGGAGGTTGCTTCAAATGTGGTTCTGCAGATCATATTGCTAAGGATTGCACTGCTGATGATTCAATGAAACAACCTGCAAAATTCGTCTTGAAGGATAACAATACCCAACATGGTGGAGATAACACCAG ATATGAGATGGTTTTTGATGGAGATAACACacaaaatccaaagagagatgaTAGGAAAAGCCAACGGCGTGAGAGGGATGACATAGTTGAGAACAGTATGAAGGACAATTTTAAAGATCATATTCGTAGAGGGCGTAAGGATGAGATGGTAGGCTCCAACAACAGAAATAGGTACAGTGATAGACACAGGGAACGTGGGGGAGATGGAGATGATAAAGCACGAGCTGAAAAAGAATCAAGAGATTCAGATTATCATTCAGACAGGAAAGACAGAGAAAAGCATAAGGAAATAAATAGAGACGATGACTACAGGCGGAAAGATGAGGTAGACCCAAGAAAAAGACACTTGGATGATAGATACACAGAAAGACGTGCTAGTGGAGATCACAGGAGAGAATCAGATGGTAACCGTCTGGAGAAAAGGGATGGCAGAGATTATAGGAAGAGACCTGAAGACAGCAGAAGGCATGACAGGAAGATCGATAGCAGACCAAAAAGAAGAAGTCCTGATGAAGATTACAAACATAAAAGGGAGGATGAAGATTATAAACGCAGAAGGGAGGATGAGGATTATAGACACGGAAGGGAAGAACGCGGACTTAGAAGACTAGATACTGAGCCTCGTGACTATTCCGATAGGAAGCATCATGGTGACAGGAGATGA
- the LOC107622824 gene encoding peptidyl-prolyl cis-trans isomerase CYP59 isoform X4: protein MSVLIVTSLGDIVVDLHTDKCPLTCKNFLKLCKIKYYNGCLFHTVQKDFTAQTGDPTGTGTGGDSIYKFLYGDQARFFGDEIRVDLKHSKTGTVAMASAGENLNASQFYITLRDDLDYLDGKHTVFGEVAEGFEALTRINEAYVDEKSRPYKNIRIKHTYILEDPFDDPPQLAEFIPEASPEGKPKDEVDDEVRLEDDWVPMDEQLNPAELEEVIREKEARSRAVVLESIGDIPDAEIKPPDNVLFVCKLNPVTEDEDLHTIFSRFGTVSSAEIIRDHKTGDSLCYAFIVYKPTM, encoded by the exons ATGTCAGTGCTGATCGTGACAAGCTTAGGGGACATTGTCGTTGATTTACATACCGACAAGTGCCCCCTCACCTGCAAGAACTTCCTCAAGCTCTGCAA GATTAAGTACTATAATGGCTGTCTATTTCACACTGTTCAGAAGGATTTCACTGCTCAGACTGGTGATCCCACAGGAACAGGCACTGGTGGCGATTCCATCTACAA GTTTCTTTATGGTGATCAAGCTCGATTTTTTGGCGATGAAATTCGGGTTGATCTGAAGCATTCCAAGACTGGAACAGTTGCCATGGCAAGTGCAGGAGAGAATCTGAATGCTTCACAG TTTTATATCACTCTGCGTGATGACCTCGATTACCTTGATGGGAAACACACA GTTTTTGGTGAGGTAGCTGAAGGATTTGAGGCTTTGACTAGAATAAATGAGGCTTATGTGGATGAAAAGAGCAGACCATATAAAAATATACG AATCAAGCACACATACATCCTAGAGGATCCTTTTGATGATCCTCCTCAGCTAGCTGAGTTCATTCCTGAAGCTTCTCCAGAAGGAAAACCTAAAGATGAG GTTGATGATGAGGTGCGACTTGAAGATGATTGGGTTCCCATGGATGAACAATTAAATCCAGCAGAGCTTGAGGAGGTTATTAGAGAGAAGGAAGCACGTTCTAGGGCAGTCGTACTTGAGAGT ATTGGCGATATTCCTGATGCTGAGATTAAACCTCCGGATAATGTGCTATTTGTTTGTAAATTGAACCCAGTTACTGAG GATGAGGACTTGCATACGATATTTTCACGATTTGGAACTGTATCATC GGCTGAAATCATCCGGGACCACAAGACTGGTGACAGTTTATGCTATGCTTTCATTG tgTATAAACCTACTATGTAA
- the LOC107622824 gene encoding peptidyl-prolyl cis-trans isomerase CYP59 isoform X3: protein MSVLIVTSLGDIVVDLHTDKCPLTCKNFLKLCKIKYYNGCLFHTVQKDFTAQTGDPTGTGTGGDSIYKFLYGDQARFFGDEIRVDLKHSKTGTVAMASAGENLNASQFYITLRDDLDYLDGKHTVFGEVAEGFEALTRINEAYVDEKSRPYKNIRIKHTYILEDPFDDPPQLAEFIPEASPEGKPKDEVDDEVRLEDDWVPMDEQLNPAELEEVIREKEARSRAVVLESIGDIPDAEIKPPDNVLFVCKLNPVTEDEDLHTIFSRFGTVSSAEIIRDHKTGDSLCYAFIEFEDKMSCEQAYFKMDNALIDDRRIHVDFSQSVAKLWSQYRRNQKGKGK from the exons ATGTCAGTGCTGATCGTGACAAGCTTAGGGGACATTGTCGTTGATTTACATACCGACAAGTGCCCCCTCACCTGCAAGAACTTCCTCAAGCTCTGCAA GATTAAGTACTATAATGGCTGTCTATTTCACACTGTTCAGAAGGATTTCACTGCTCAGACTGGTGATCCCACAGGAACAGGCACTGGTGGCGATTCCATCTACAA GTTTCTTTATGGTGATCAAGCTCGATTTTTTGGCGATGAAATTCGGGTTGATCTGAAGCATTCCAAGACTGGAACAGTTGCCATGGCAAGTGCAGGAGAGAATCTGAATGCTTCACAG TTTTATATCACTCTGCGTGATGACCTCGATTACCTTGATGGGAAACACACA GTTTTTGGTGAGGTAGCTGAAGGATTTGAGGCTTTGACTAGAATAAATGAGGCTTATGTGGATGAAAAGAGCAGACCATATAAAAATATACG AATCAAGCACACATACATCCTAGAGGATCCTTTTGATGATCCTCCTCAGCTAGCTGAGTTCATTCCTGAAGCTTCTCCAGAAGGAAAACCTAAAGATGAG GTTGATGATGAGGTGCGACTTGAAGATGATTGGGTTCCCATGGATGAACAATTAAATCCAGCAGAGCTTGAGGAGGTTATTAGAGAGAAGGAAGCACGTTCTAGGGCAGTCGTACTTGAGAGT ATTGGCGATATTCCTGATGCTGAGATTAAACCTCCGGATAATGTGCTATTTGTTTGTAAATTGAACCCAGTTACTGAG GATGAGGACTTGCATACGATATTTTCACGATTTGGAACTGTATCATC GGCTGAAATCATCCGGGACCACAAGACTGGTGACAGTTTATGCTATGCTTTCATTG AGTTTGAGGACAAAATGTCATGTGAACAGGCATATTTTAAG ATGGATAATGCTTTGATCGATGATCGAAGAATACATGTGGATTTTAGTCAAAGTGTGGCAAAATTGTGGTCGCAATATAGGCGGAATCAGAAGGGCAAAGGTAAATGA